GCGCGGCGTACCAGGAGCTGCTCTGGCAGCGCGGGATCCTGGTCGACATCCGACCCGCGGCCCAGCGCCAGGCGGAGGGCGAGATCCACCCGTCGCTGTCCCCGCTGGTCATCGAACGCAACGTGCTGGAGTGGCGTTTCGACCCCCGTCACGACGCTCGGTTGCCGCAGGCCTCCTATGACGCGCGGGTCATCGTGCTGTGCCAGGAGGGCTTCACATCGTCCCTGGCGGCAGATTCCCTTCTGCGGCTGGGAGTTTCGCGAGCTACCGACGTCGTCGGCGGGTTCGCGGCATGGCAGGCACTGTCCCTGCCGACCGCCTGACGCTCACGCGATCAGGTCGAGACCGCTGCAGGCCCTGCCGCCACGTCCGTGGGCACCGTCACGGACCGCGGCGTAGGCATCCGCCAGCCGGCGCACGCCCTCGGTCAGTTGCACCGATCCGGTCACGAAGGGCAACCGCAGGTAACGTTCGCCCGCCTGGCCCGGTTGGGTGAAGAAGCGTGGGCCCGGCGTCAGCAGCAGTCCGCGATGGGCCGCTTCGGCGACCAGTGCACTGGACATTGCGATGGGCAACCGAACCCAGATATTCAACCCGCCTGCAGGACAGTAGGTTTCGATCTCCGGAAGCCGGTGGGCCAGGAGCGACAACAGCAGGTCCCGACCGCTGCGCAACCGGGCACGCCCACTCGCTGCGGTCTGACCGCCCTCGGTGAGCAATTCGGTGACCACGAGTTGGTCGAAGGCCGAGGCGCCCAGATCGCTTGCCATCCGGGTCTGGATCAACGGCATCACCAGATGCTTGGGGGCGCGCAGCCAACCCACCCGCAGCCCGCCCCAGAACGGCTTCGAGGACGATCCGATGCTGATCGCGCCGGGATCGAAGGTCGCATAGGGCGGCGGGAGGGCGGCACCATCCAGGTTGACCGCATGCAGTGACTCATCCACGATCACGGTCACGGCGTCCCGGGTTGCACTGCGCGCGATCTGCTCGCGCTGGGTGGCCGTCATGACTGCGGCGGTCGGGTTGTGGAACTCCGGGATCAGGTACGCCGCCCGCGCACCTCCAGCGGCCAGCTGAGCGAATTCCTCTGTCGCCCAGGGTGTTTCCAGCACCGGTAGCGCACCAACCCGGGCACCGGCAGCGCGTAGGGCGTCGATCCCGTGCGGATAGCTCAGCCCCTCCGCGATCACCCGGTCACCGCGCCGCAAGAGGGTGCGCGTCACCAAGGAGATCGCACCCATGGCTCCCGCCGTCACCACGATCTGGCTCGGATCGGTCGGCAGGCCGCGATCGTCGTACGTGCTGGCGATGGCTTCGCGCAGGGCCGGCAGTCCGTCGGGAAGGTAACCGGTGCTGGTCAACAGCCCGGGCAGGGCGACGGCGGCCCGTTCGAAGGCACGCGCGGTGCCCGCAGGGGCGGGCGGCGCGGAGTAGGTCCACGCGATAGCGCTCGGATCACTCGAGTCGACGATCAGACTGCTCGCGGCGGACTCGGCCAGCGGGAGCGTGACGACCGTCCCGGAGCCACGGCGGGCGGTCGCGAACCCGGCATCGCGCAGCTGTTGATAGGCGCGCGTCGTGGTGGTGCGGCTCAGCCCTAGCGCAGCGGCCAGTTCTCGCTCACCAGGTAGTCGGGATCCCGCGGTCAAGCGGCCGTCGACGATCAACAGGCGCAGGGCATCGGTGAGCTCGAGGTACGCCGAGCGGGTGCCCGGGAGCGTGCCGAGCATCGCCGTGAGCGTGCGTGCCGTGATCGCCATGGGGCCACTTTTCCATAAGTGGCTATTGATTTGGTAGCCACTTGGCCGCACCATCGTCATCATGAAGCACCTGCATGACGCCCCGGCACGCCTGGTCCAGTTGGTGATCGGACTGTGGCTGTACGGCGTCACGATGGCGTTCATGGTGCGCGCCGGCCTCGGCCTGGACCCGTGGGACGTCTTTCACCAGGGGCTCGCCAAGCACTGGCCGCTGTCGTTCGGGATGACGGTCAACGTGGTCGGGGCGATCATCCTGCTGGCCTGGATACCGCTGCGGCAGAAGCCGGGCATCGGGACCGTCCTGAACGTGCTGCTGATCGGCACCGCCGCCGACATCACGCTCCGCTGGCTGCCGACTGCGCACGCGCTGCCCCTGCAGATCGGCTACCTGGCGTTCGGCGTCGTGGGCAATGGCCTGGCGGGTGCGCTCTACATCGGCGCTGGTCTGGGGCCCGGACCACGCGACGGTCTGTGGACCAGTGTGGTGCGTCGGCGGGGGTGGTCAGTCCGGGTTGCCCGCACGCTGATCGAGGGCACGGTGCTGCTGGTCGGCTGGCTGCTGGG
The window above is part of the Branchiibius hedensis genome. Proteins encoded here:
- a CDS encoding rhodanese-like domain-containing protein, with the translated sequence MSAATITALHTELFRRSGRGAFAPTYDGVDDQLADARSRLDRLSPRAAYQELLWQRGILVDIRPAAQRQAEGEIHPSLSPLVIERNVLEWRFDPRHDARLPQASYDARVIVLCQEGFTSSLAADSLLRLGVSRATDVVGGFAAWQALSLPTA
- a CDS encoding PLP-dependent aminotransferase family protein → MAITARTLTAMLGTLPGTRSAYLELTDALRLLIVDGRLTAGSRLPGERELAAALGLSRTTTTRAYQQLRDAGFATARRGSGTVVTLPLAESAASSLIVDSSDPSAIAWTYSAPPAPAGTARAFERAAVALPGLLTSTGYLPDGLPALREAIASTYDDRGLPTDPSQIVVTAGAMGAISLVTRTLLRRGDRVIAEGLSYPHGIDALRAAGARVGALPVLETPWATEEFAQLAAGGARAAYLIPEFHNPTAAVMTATQREQIARSATRDAVTVIVDESLHAVNLDGAALPPPYATFDPGAISIGSSSKPFWGGLRVGWLRAPKHLVMPLIQTRMASDLGASAFDQLVVTELLTEGGQTAASGRARLRSGRDLLLSLLAHRLPEIETYCPAGGLNIWVRLPIAMSSALVAEAAHRGLLLTPGPRFFTQPGQAGERYLRLPFVTGSVQLTEGVRRLADAYAAVRDGAHGRGGRACSGLDLIA
- a CDS encoding YczE/YyaS/YitT family protein is translated as MKHLHDAPARLVQLVIGLWLYGVTMAFMVRAGLGLDPWDVFHQGLAKHWPLSFGMTVNVVGAIILLAWIPLRQKPGIGTVLNVLLIGTAADITLRWLPTAHALPLQIGYLAFGVVGNGLAGALYIGAGLGPGPRDGLWTSVVRRRGWSVRVARTLIEGTVLLVGWLLGGSVGLGTVLYAIAIGPLVQRFLQLVPVTPQSPLLSRRAVDQAECCPEAVV